The following are encoded together in the Bacillus sp. V2I10 genome:
- the azlC gene encoding azaleucine resistance protein AzlC yields MKKNYQIWIAFRSAFPYTVPILAGFIFLGIAYGIFMNSLGFSAIYPILMSLLIFAGSMEFVAANLLLVAFNPINALFLTLMVNARHLFYGISMLDKYRGTGKKKLYLIYGLCDESFSINGTVDVPKNVDKGWFMFFVTLLNHSYWVIGSAIGGIFGSTVKFNTEGLDFVMTALFVVIFIEQWMKEERHHSALAGLGLSIVSLIIFGGNNFIIPAMLAILGILTVLRKPLEKVEVNTI; encoded by the coding sequence ATGAAAAAAAATTATCAAATATGGATTGCATTTCGTTCGGCTTTTCCATATACAGTGCCGATTTTGGCAGGATTTATCTTCTTGGGAATTGCTTATGGGATCTTTATGAATTCGTTAGGTTTTAGCGCAATTTACCCGATTCTGATGAGTCTATTAATATTTGCAGGATCAATGGAGTTTGTGGCAGCCAATTTATTGCTTGTCGCTTTCAATCCGATTAACGCCCTTTTTCTTACTTTAATGGTGAATGCACGACATTTGTTTTACGGCATTTCCATGCTGGATAAGTATAGGGGAACCGGTAAGAAAAAATTGTATCTGATATATGGGCTTTGCGATGAGTCTTTTTCAATCAATGGTACCGTGGATGTTCCAAAGAATGTTGACAAGGGCTGGTTTATGTTCTTTGTGACACTTCTCAATCATTCATATTGGGTCATAGGATCAGCGATTGGCGGGATTTTTGGATCAACTGTTAAGTTCAATACGGAAGGGCTCGATTTTGTTATGACTGCTCTCTTTGTTGTAATCTTCATTGAACAGTGGATGAAAGAGGAAAGGCACCATAGTGCTCTCGCAGGGCTTGGACTTTCAATTGTCAGTCTTATTATTTTTGGCGGAAACAACTTCATTATCCCTGCTATGCTTGCGATTCTTGGGATACTTACCGTTCTTAGAAAACCATTGGAGAAAGTTGAGGTTAACACCATATGA
- a CDS encoding branched-chain amino acid transporter permease, with product MTMNLTQQFITIAMVVLGTMLTRFLPFIVFPSGKPTPKYVQYLGKVLPPAVIGLLVIYCFKDVSLLSGSQGIPEFIAVAVVALLHFWKKKMLLSIAGGTIVYMILVQLVF from the coding sequence ATGACAATGAATTTAACGCAGCAGTTTATCACAATTGCTATGGTTGTTTTAGGCACAATGCTCACAAGGTTTCTTCCATTTATCGTTTTCCCATCGGGTAAACCCACACCGAAGTATGTACAGTATCTCGGTAAAGTGCTGCCACCAGCGGTAATTGGGCTTTTGGTCATTTATTGTTTTAAGGATGTGAGTTTACTTTCTGGAAGTCAAGGCATCCCTGAATTTATTGCGGTAGCGGTAGTTGCACTACTTCACTTTTGGAAGAAAAAAATGCTCCTCTCTATAGCAGGGGGGACGATTGTCTACATGATTTTGGTGCAATTGGTTTTTTAA
- a CDS encoding amino acid permease — MSNKQESLKRTMTSRHIMMMALGGAIGAGLFKGSSTAIDMAGPAVIIAYMVGGIILLLIMQGLAEMAVRNKEARTFRDLIQPLLGGYAAHFLDWIYWKMWVLNIAAESVVAAIFLQYWLPDIPVWILALIVSAIVTLVNLFSVKLFAETEYWLALLKISAIVLFIIFGLIILLVPFQDHAATGFSHLTKHGGFFPNGIHGLIMAMLVVIYSYGGTEMIGVTLAEVKNPEKVIPKAVRGTLTRIISFYILPFFVIVSLIPWNQVNGVPESPFVTVFKMIGIPYADHIMNAIILLAIISSMNSGLYASSRVLYTQAVDGRIPKLFAKLSKRQVPVYSILACSSSLYVGVLISLFAGSKTFNYLMGSLGYTVLCIWIIIAMAHLKSRTNQTQQVSYNVRFFPYTTWIALLALLAILIGVIATTSIIVTTITILIYLFITAAYFGVRSRFARRQAA, encoded by the coding sequence ATGAGTAACAAACAAGAGAGCTTAAAACGAACTATGACATCACGCCATATTATGATGATGGCGCTGGGAGGAGCTATAGGTGCAGGGTTATTTAAAGGAAGCAGCACAGCCATCGATATGGCAGGCCCGGCAGTAATTATTGCGTATATGGTTGGAGGAATTATATTGCTTTTAATTATGCAGGGCCTTGCTGAAATGGCAGTAAGAAACAAAGAGGCTAGAACATTTCGTGATTTAATTCAGCCGCTTTTAGGTGGTTATGCTGCGCACTTTCTTGACTGGATATATTGGAAAATGTGGGTGTTAAATATAGCAGCAGAATCAGTGGTAGCCGCTATTTTTTTGCAGTACTGGCTTCCGGACATTCCGGTTTGGATACTGGCTTTAATTGTTTCTGCCATTGTTACCCTTGTAAACTTATTTTCAGTAAAGCTATTTGCAGAAACAGAGTATTGGCTTGCCCTGTTAAAAATCAGTGCAATTGTATTATTTATCATATTTGGCTTAATCATTTTATTAGTACCGTTTCAAGACCATGCTGCAACAGGATTTTCTCATCTTACAAAGCATGGCGGATTTTTCCCTAATGGTATACATGGATTGATTATGGCTATGCTGGTGGTTATTTATTCATACGGCGGTACTGAAATGATAGGCGTTACTTTGGCAGAGGTAAAAAATCCAGAAAAGGTTATACCGAAAGCTGTAAGAGGCACATTGACACGGATTATTTCTTTTTATATTTTACCGTTTTTCGTTATTGTGAGCCTGATCCCCTGGAATCAAGTGAATGGCGTTCCGGAGAGCCCGTTTGTGACGGTGTTTAAAATGATAGGAATTCCATATGCGGATCACATTATGAACGCCATTATATTGTTAGCTATTATTTCTTCTATGAATTCCGGACTATATGCATCGTCGCGTGTACTATATACACAAGCGGTGGATGGACGTATTCCAAAACTATTCGCAAAATTGTCTAAAAGGCAGGTGCCTGTTTATTCGATACTGGCTTGTTCATCTTCGCTGTATGTAGGGGTGCTTATTTCTCTATTTGCTGGGAGCAAGACTTTTAATTATTTAATGGGTTCTCTTGGATATACAGTTTTATGTATTTGGATTATTATTGCGATGGCGCATTTGAAATCTCGCACAAATCAGACACAGCAAGTCAGCTATAATGTTCGCTTTTTTCCTTACACGACTTGGATAGCTCTATTGGCGCTGCTTGCTATATTGATTGGTGTAATTGCGACTACTTCTATTATTGTAACGACTATCACAATCTTAATTTATTTATTCATTACAGCGGCTTACTTTGGAGTCCGTTCACGTTTTGCCAGAAGACAAGCTGCATGA
- a CDS encoding PaaI family thioesterase, translating into MVKKKIDEYQIYEKHFEQIYKQVINDPYARSLGIQLTKFEAGFAEAILEVQSHMVNAYGTVHGAVIYALADHAFSVACNAYGKTSLGYLYQQKN; encoded by the coding sequence ATAGTAAAGAAGAAAATTGATGAGTATCAAATTTATGAAAAACACTTCGAACAAATTTATAAACAAGTAATAAACGATCCGTATGCTCGGTCACTGGGCATTCAGTTAACAAAATTTGAGGCTGGTTTTGCAGAAGCAATACTAGAAGTGCAAAGCCATATGGTAAACGCATATGGAACTGTTCACGGGGCAGTCATTTATGCTTTAGCAGACCATGCTTTTTCGGTGGCCTGTAATGCATATGGAAAAACATCCTTAGGATACCTTTACCAGCAAAAGAATTAA